In Deinococcus sedimenti, a single genomic region encodes these proteins:
- a CDS encoding TetR/AcrR family transcriptional regulator has product MTSFRAPGRPPRSAGLDAHSALLRAGGLVFALGGASRGSVRAVAAVAGLSPAALYARFGSRAGLLDAVLAECGPGVVIGACDRLHGADDLPAFVAAVWEAWARPLPRAAFALYLHRTGALPDRVRGCADLEPGLRGPAEAALRVLTRRVARWPGLPAPPAEVAWVLVEGLLRLRAAPLSDLEGTLQSQTHARAVQAWVTGGERPC; this is encoded by the coding sequence ATGACCTCGTTCCGCGCTCCCGGTCGCCCGCCCCGCTCGGCGGGTCTGGATGCCCACTCGGCCCTGCTGCGGGCCGGGGGGCTGGTGTTCGCGCTGGGTGGGGCCTCGCGCGGCAGCGTGCGCGCGGTGGCGGCGGTGGCGGGCCTGAGTCCGGCGGCCCTGTACGCCCGGTTCGGCAGCCGGGCGGGCCTGCTGGACGCCGTGCTCGCCGAGTGCGGCCCTGGCGTGGTGATCGGCGCGTGCGACCGCCTGCACGGCGCCGACGACCTGCCGGCGTTCGTGGCGGCCGTCTGGGAGGCGTGGGCGCGGCCCCTCCCGCGTGCGGCGTTCGCGCTGTACCTGCACCGGACAGGCGCGCTGCCTGACCGGGTGCGGGGCTGCGCGGATCTGGAACCCGGTCTGCGCGGCCCGGCCGAGGCGGCGCTGCGTGTCCTGACCCGCCGGGTAGCCCGCTGGCCGGGACTGCCCGCCCCACCGGCCGAGGTGGCGTGGGTGCTCGTGGAGGGACTGCTGCGCCTGCGGGCCGCCCCGCTGTCTGACCTGGAAGGCACCCTCCAGTCCCAGACGCACGCCCGGGCGGTGCAGGCGTGGGTGACGGGCGGTGAGCGGCCCTGCTGA
- a CDS encoding NAD(P)H-dependent flavin oxidoreductase, whose translation MTRPRSWPELLAQLRTPVALAPMAGGVGTPALAAAVTRAGGLGSLGGAYLTPQALRDAIREVRTLADGPIVVNLFAPQPVPEVTPYAVALATAELAPFHDALHLSPPTLPERVQEDFSAQLDVVLEERPEVFSVAFGPIPPDALAALRSRGILTVGTATSLSEARALHESGVDAITVQGGAAGGHRGGWQDDALADTLTLVREVARATPLPVLAAGGLMTAGHVRAALEAGATLAQCGTAFLLADEAGTAAPYRHALREGTRDTVLTRAYSGRAARGLRTTFTDAVHHPLPFPHQNALTRPLRTAGAQAGQADVLSLWAGTGYRQAKATGTAQIVASLTSGN comes from the coding sequence ATGACCCGACCGCGATCCTGGCCGGAATTGCTCGCGCAGCTGCGCACCCCCGTGGCGCTGGCCCCCATGGCGGGCGGCGTCGGCACCCCCGCGCTGGCCGCCGCCGTGACCCGAGCGGGTGGGCTGGGCAGCCTGGGCGGCGCGTACCTGACCCCGCAGGCGCTGCGAGACGCGATCCGCGAGGTGCGCACGCTGGCCGACGGGCCTATAGTCGTGAACCTGTTCGCGCCGCAGCCCGTGCCCGAAGTCACGCCCTACGCGGTGGCCCTGGCGACAGCGGAACTCGCGCCCTTCCACGACGCCCTGCACCTTTCCCCGCCCACCCTGCCGGAGCGCGTGCAGGAGGACTTCAGCGCGCAGCTGGACGTCGTGCTGGAGGAACGCCCCGAGGTGTTCAGCGTCGCGTTCGGCCCCATTCCACCGGACGCCCTGGCGGCGCTGCGCTCACGGGGCATCCTGACCGTCGGCACCGCCACCAGCCTCAGCGAGGCCCGGGCCCTGCACGAGAGCGGCGTGGACGCGATCACCGTGCAGGGCGGCGCGGCGGGCGGACACCGGGGCGGCTGGCAGGACGACGCCCTCGCGGACACCCTGACCCTCGTGCGGGAGGTCGCGAGGGCCACGCCCCTCCCGGTCCTCGCGGCGGGCGGCCTGATGACCGCCGGGCACGTCCGCGCGGCACTGGAGGCCGGGGCAACGTTGGCGCAGTGCGGCACGGCGTTCCTCCTGGCCGACGAGGCAGGCACCGCCGCACCGTACCGGCACGCGCTACGGGAGGGCACGCGCGACACCGTCCTGACCCGCGCGTACTCGGGGCGCGCGGCGCGGGGCTTACGCACCACCTTCACCGACGCCGTCCACCACCCCCTCCCCTTCCCGCACCAGAACGCCCTGACCCGCCCCCTGCGCACGGCAGGCGCGCAGGCCGGGCAGGCGGACGTCCTGAGCCTGTGGGCCGGAACCGGCTACCGGCAGGCGAAGGCGACCGGCACGGCGCAGATCGTCGCGAGCCTGACGTCTGGTAATTGA
- a CDS encoding histone deacetylase family protein encodes MTFPHPFRAFTAFRRAAYQSQAAPRRQFMPREWIQALLDGAQARLPLVDAPSLDWPHAEAVHDPAFLARWREGQVTRAEERALGFPWSPAVVERGLGSSGATLAATRDALTLGLGVNLGGGTHHAYADHAEGFSFLNDVAISARWLLDSGQARRILILDLDVHQGNGTAAIFAQEPRVLTVSLHAERNYPFRKETSDLDVPLPDGTGDAAYLHALDSEVTPLVTAFQPDFAFYLAGADVLAGDQLGRLALTLDGVQARDRRVFRWAARTRTLLVTVMAGGYHRDPAQLIAARLGTLDAALDAFAPARAPVT; translated from the coding sequence GTGACATTCCCGCACCCGTTCCGCGCGTTCACGGCGTTCCGGCGCGCCGCGTACCAGTCGCAGGCTGCGCCTAGACGGCAGTTCATGCCACGCGAGTGGATTCAGGCGCTGCTGGACGGCGCGCAGGCTAGGCTGCCGCTGGTGGACGCCCCCAGCCTCGACTGGCCGCACGCCGAGGCGGTGCATGATCCCGCGTTCCTGGCCCGCTGGCGCGAGGGGCAGGTCACCCGCGCCGAGGAACGCGCGCTGGGCTTCCCGTGGAGTCCGGCGGTCGTCGAGCGGGGCCTGGGCAGCAGCGGCGCGACCCTGGCCGCCACCCGCGACGCCCTGACGCTGGGCCTGGGCGTGAACCTCGGTGGCGGCACCCACCACGCGTACGCCGATCACGCCGAGGGCTTCTCGTTCCTGAACGACGTGGCGATCAGCGCCCGCTGGCTGCTGGACTCCGGGCAGGCGCGGCGCATCCTGATCCTGGACCTGGACGTGCACCAGGGGAACGGCACCGCCGCGATCTTCGCTCAGGAACCGCGCGTGCTGACCGTCAGCCTGCACGCCGAACGCAACTACCCCTTCCGCAAGGAGACCAGCGACCTGGACGTGCCGCTGCCCGACGGAACGGGCGACGCCGCGTACCTGCACGCGCTGGACTCGGAGGTCACGCCGCTCGTGACGGCGTTCCAGCCGGACTTCGCGTTCTACCTCGCGGGTGCGGACGTCCTCGCTGGGGATCAGCTGGGGCGGCTGGCGCTGACGTTGGACGGCGTGCAGGCCCGCGACCGCCGCGTGTTCCGCTGGGCGGCCCGCACCCGCACGCTCCTCGTGACCGTCATGGCCGGCGGGTACCACCGCGACCCCGCGCAGCTGATCGCCGCGCGGCTGGGCACGCTGGACGCCGCGCTGGACGCCTTCGCCCCGGCCCGCGCGCCCGTCACCTGA
- a CDS encoding TAXI family TRAP transporter solute-binding subunit codes for MTVLNRASVLTALLGTSALAAPSTLIVATSPQGSTAADMFRDLGRVCTNASFLRQRQTSGSVENLDLLLNNQVSLAFVQLDVLKAREQIDQDARVQNLRQLLPLNFDEIHLIARPAVVKKNLLGKETVSGVRTFTELGGKRLGAWGGSVITAKVLAARGGVAPVIQEFRGREDAMNALAAGRIAAVLAVVGQPADWVKTLNPAQFTLIPVDLSAAKVNGFYRAATLRYPALGSNVPTFAVQRVLVTRDFKTPEKREALLAYQKCALSKLLTLQETEGYHPKWNDVTFKESGWPWFR; via the coding sequence ATGACCGTCCTGAACCGCGCCTCCGTCCTGACCGCCCTGCTGGGCACCTCCGCCCTGGCCGCCCCCTCGACGCTGATCGTGGCGACCAGTCCGCAGGGCAGCACCGCCGCCGACATGTTCCGCGACCTGGGGCGCGTGTGCACGAACGCGTCGTTCCTGCGCCAGCGGCAGACGAGCGGCAGCGTCGAGAACCTGGATCTTCTGCTGAACAATCAGGTGTCGCTGGCGTTCGTGCAGCTGGACGTCCTGAAGGCCCGCGAGCAGATCGATCAGGACGCCCGAGTGCAGAACCTCCGGCAGCTGCTGCCGCTGAACTTCGACGAGATTCACCTGATCGCGCGGCCCGCCGTGGTGAAGAAGAACCTGCTGGGCAAGGAGACCGTGAGCGGCGTCCGCACATTCACGGAACTGGGCGGGAAGCGGCTGGGCGCGTGGGGTGGCAGCGTGATCACGGCGAAGGTGCTGGCCGCGCGCGGCGGAGTCGCCCCCGTCATCCAGGAGTTCCGGGGGCGCGAGGACGCCATGAACGCCCTGGCGGCCGGCAGGATCGCCGCCGTGCTGGCCGTGGTCGGGCAGCCGGCCGACTGGGTGAAGACCCTGAATCCGGCGCAGTTCACGCTGATCCCGGTGGACCTGAGTGCCGCGAAGGTGAACGGCTTCTACCGGGCCGCCACGCTGCGGTACCCGGCCCTGGGTTCGAACGTGCCGACCTTCGCGGTGCAGCGCGTGCTGGTCACGCGGGACTTCAAGACGCCCGAGAAGCGCGAGGCCCTGCTGGCATACCAGAAGTGCGCCCTGTCGAAACTCCTGACCCTGCAGGAGACCGAGGGATACCACCCGAAGTGGAACGACGTGACCTTCAAGGAATCGGGCTGGCCCTGGTTCAGGTGA
- a CDS encoding peptide chain release factor 3, producing the protein MTSPEINPAALASEIARRRTFAIISHPDAGKTTITEKLLLYGGAIQEAGSVTAKEGRSHTKSDWMSIEQQRGISISSSALTFEYGGRHINLLDTPGHQDFSEDTYRTLTAADSALMVLDAARGVQAQTEKLFAVCRNRGIPILTFVNKMDRPAQDPFELLEQLEGILKITAVPLTWPIGDGPDFKGVYDLQTQQVLAFERTSGGKHRAPMQTSGLDDPKLDALVGADLAAKLREDVELIQGAMPEFDPAAFLSGELTPVFFGSAMNNFGVEHFLSNFVDLAPPPGPVETNLGDRSPEAGFAGFIFKLQANMSKQHRDRTAFMRVMSGHFERGMDVTHTRTGRKLRLSQAHTLFAQDREKVEEAYPGDIVGLVNPGVFQIGDVISVDAKVILPGFPRFTPETFATIGLRDVGKRKAFMKGLTQLAEEGVVQVFYPTDGARDPYLGAVGPLQFEVFQARLQEEYGVEVEMHVTSYQLVRWLAGDPTNVARFARHVEDDQGRPVMLFRSRYDLEYTAEQHPEIEFLPLPKDLTRV; encoded by the coding sequence ATGACCAGCCCCGAGATCAACCCCGCCGCGCTCGCCAGCGAGATCGCCCGGCGCCGCACCTTCGCCATCATCAGCCACCCGGACGCCGGGAAGACGACCATCACCGAAAAACTCCTGCTGTACGGAGGCGCCATCCAGGAAGCCGGCAGCGTCACCGCCAAGGAGGGCCGCAGCCACACCAAGAGCGACTGGATGAGCATCGAGCAGCAGCGCGGCATCTCCATCAGCTCCAGCGCGCTGACCTTCGAGTACGGCGGGCGGCACATCAACCTGCTGGACACGCCCGGCCACCAGGATTTCAGTGAGGACACCTACCGCACCCTGACCGCCGCCGACAGCGCCCTGATGGTGCTGGACGCCGCGCGTGGCGTACAGGCGCAGACCGAGAAGCTGTTCGCGGTGTGCCGGAACCGGGGCATTCCGATCCTGACGTTCGTGAACAAGATGGACCGCCCCGCGCAGGACCCCTTCGAGCTGCTGGAGCAGCTGGAGGGCATCCTGAAGATCACGGCGGTGCCGCTGACGTGGCCCATCGGGGACGGCCCGGACTTCAAGGGCGTGTACGACCTGCAGACCCAGCAGGTGCTGGCTTTCGAGCGCACGTCGGGCGGGAAGCACCGCGCGCCCATGCAGACCAGCGGCCTGGACGACCCGAAACTGGACGCCCTCGTCGGCGCGGACCTCGCCGCGAAACTGCGCGAGGACGTGGAACTCATCCAGGGGGCCATGCCGGAATTCGACCCGGCGGCCTTCCTGAGCGGCGAGCTGACCCCGGTGTTCTTCGGGTCGGCCATGAACAATTTCGGCGTGGAGCACTTCCTGAGCAACTTCGTGGACCTCGCGCCGCCCCCGGGGCCGGTTGAGACGAACCTGGGCGACCGCAGCCCCGAGGCGGGTTTCGCAGGCTTCATCTTCAAGCTGCAGGCGAACATGAGCAAGCAGCACCGTGACCGCACCGCCTTCATGCGCGTCATGAGCGGGCACTTCGAGCGCGGGATGGACGTCACGCACACCCGCACGGGCCGCAAGCTGAGGCTGTCGCAGGCGCACACGCTGTTCGCGCAGGACCGCGAGAAGGTCGAGGAAGCGTACCCCGGCGACATCGTGGGCCTCGTGAACCCCGGCGTGTTCCAGATCGGGGACGTGATCAGCGTGGACGCCAAGGTGATCCTGCCCGGCTTCCCACGCTTCACGCCCGAGACGTTCGCGACCATCGGCCTGCGCGACGTCGGCAAGCGCAAGGCGTTCATGAAGGGCCTCACCCAGCTGGCGGAAGAGGGCGTCGTGCAGGTGTTCTACCCGACCGACGGCGCGCGCGACCCGTACCTGGGCGCGGTCGGGCCGCTGCAATTCGAGGTCTTCCAGGCCCGGTTGCAGGAGGAGTACGGCGTGGAGGTCGAGATGCACGTCACCAGCTACCAGCTGGTGCGCTGGCTGGCCGGTGACCCCACGAACGTCGCCCGCTTCGCCCGGCACGTTGAGGACGACCAGGGCCGCCCGGTCATGCTGTTCCGCAGCCGCTACGACCTGGAATACACCGCCGAGCAGCACCCGGAAATCGAGTTCCTGCCGCTGCCCAAGGACCTCACGCGCGTCTGA
- a CDS encoding C39 family peptidase: MHLARLLVLACALSLPARAAAPAPTPPGYVLSGMPLIRQSYNACGPASITQVLGYFGLRVDMTEVSRLTRPTERSYMTAQAIVDFAPRVGMQARLFTGGSVNTARAAIRSGLPVIALQSHITAQGQVIPHWRVLMGYNDQTRQVFIMDPLLGYVAMGYDDMNRVWADQRGQFAVLYPPNMAAKVRSVIG, from the coding sequence GTGCACCTCGCCCGCCTGCTGGTCCTCGCCTGCGCCCTGAGCCTCCCCGCGCGGGCCGCCGCACCTGCTCCCACGCCGCCCGGGTACGTCCTGAGCGGCATGCCGCTGATCCGACAGTCGTACAACGCGTGCGGTCCGGCCAGCATCACGCAGGTGCTGGGGTACTTCGGGCTACGGGTGGACATGACCGAGGTGAGCCGCCTGACCCGCCCCACCGAGCGGTCGTACATGACCGCGCAGGCCATCGTGGATTTCGCGCCGCGCGTGGGGATGCAGGCGCGGCTGTTCACCGGGGGCAGCGTGAATACCGCCCGCGCCGCCATCCGCAGTGGCCTGCCCGTGATCGCCCTGCAGAGCCACATCACGGCGCAGGGGCAGGTCATCCCGCACTGGCGGGTCCTGATGGGCTACAACGACCAGACCCGGCAGGTGTTCATCATGGACCCCCTGCTGGGCTACGTGGCGATGGGCTACGACGACATGAACCGCGTGTGGGCCGACCAGCGCGGGCAGTTCGCGGTGCTGTACCCGCCGAACATGGCCGCGAAGGTCAGAAGCGTCATCGGCTGA
- a CDS encoding AAA family ATPase: MTASGEQGVIWVLSGSPGAGKSSVSRSLLARFPFGLHLPIDDLREMVVSGIAHPALDHPPEAVRQFALARTAAAQTARLYAQEGFAVVIEDVLWPADLAFMARHWDGLDVRPVRLFTTLEVAHERNRTRTNKTYDTSVLAPLIDGLYPQMPPEMFQEAGWAVVDSSALTLEATVDALLRLEWPA, from the coding sequence ATGACGGCTTCAGGCGAACAGGGTGTGATCTGGGTGCTGAGCGGCAGCCCCGGCGCGGGCAAGTCCAGCGTGTCCCGCTCGCTGCTGGCCCGCTTTCCGTTCGGCCTGCACCTGCCTATCGACGACCTGCGCGAGATGGTCGTGTCGGGCATCGCGCACCCGGCGCTGGATCACCCGCCGGAGGCCGTGCGGCAGTTCGCGCTGGCCCGCACGGCGGCGGCGCAGACGGCCCGCCTGTACGCGCAGGAGGGCTTCGCGGTGGTGATCGAAGACGTGCTGTGGCCCGCCGATCTGGCGTTCATGGCGCGCCACTGGGACGGACTGGACGTGCGCCCGGTGCGGCTGTTCACGACGCTGGAGGTCGCGCACGAACGCAACCGCACCCGCACGAACAAGACGTACGACACGTCGGTCCTCGCGCCGCTGATCGACGGGCTGTACCCGCAGATGCCCCCCGAGATGTTCCAGGAGGCCGGGTGGGCCGTCGTGGACAGCAGCGCCCTGACGTTGGAGGCCACCGTGGACGCCCTGCTGCGCCTGGAGTGGCCCGCGTGA
- a CDS encoding DUF1028 domain-containing protein, whose product MTFSIVGRDARTGDLGVAVASKFLAVGALVPFVRGGVGAVATQSYVNPTFGPEGLRLLGSGLDADAVGAHFQATDSGIAQRQFGLVGADGRSATFTGADCHDWAGGYAAADVAIQGNILAGPGVVEAMRAAWEAGSDLPLPRRLLAALNAGDAAGGDRRGRQSAALLCAGPGRGYGGLTDDWVNLRADDHADPCRELARLLDVHDLLFTRPESTRPLSDEELAWLRALLITQGYATALPGGPWDADTEAAAWALFGTENLEDRWVGGGQVDPVALAYLRAQYPTPVR is encoded by the coding sequence ATGACCTTTTCCATCGTGGGCCGCGACGCCCGCACGGGCGACCTGGGCGTGGCGGTCGCCAGCAAGTTCCTCGCGGTGGGCGCGCTGGTGCCCTTCGTGCGCGGCGGCGTGGGGGCCGTCGCCACGCAGAGTTACGTGAACCCCACCTTCGGCCCCGAGGGCCTGCGCCTGCTGGGCAGCGGGCTGGACGCCGACGCCGTGGGTGCGCACTTCCAGGCGACCGACTCCGGCATCGCGCAGCGGCAGTTCGGACTGGTCGGCGCGGACGGGCGCAGCGCGACCTTCACGGGCGCAGACTGCCACGACTGGGCCGGCGGGTACGCCGCCGCCGACGTCGCCATCCAGGGGAATATCCTGGCCGGGCCGGGCGTCGTGGAGGCCATGCGCGCCGCCTGGGAGGCCGGATCGGACCTCCCGCTGCCCCGGCGCCTGCTAGCGGCCCTGAACGCCGGGGACGCGGCGGGCGGGGACCGGCGCGGGCGGCAGTCGGCGGCCCTGCTGTGCGCCGGTCCCGGGCGCGGCTACGGCGGTTTGACGGACGACTGGGTGAACCTCCGCGCGGACGATCACGCCGACCCCTGCCGGGAACTGGCGCGGTTGCTGGACGTGCACGACCTGCTGTTCACCCGCCCCGAAAGCACCCGGCCCCTTTCGGACGAGGAACTCGCGTGGCTGCGCGCCCTGCTGATCACGCAGGGGTACGCCACCGCGCTGCCCGGCGGCCCCTGGGACGCGGACACCGAGGCCGCCGCGTGGGCGCTGTTCGGCACCGAGAACCTCGAAGATCGCTGGGTGGGTGGCGGGCAGGTCGACCCGGTCGCGCTGGCGTACCTGCGCGCCCAGTACCCCACCCCCGTACGCTAG
- a CDS encoding Rrf2 family transcriptional regulator translates to MRLSATDVYAFQALGFLGSQALDRWVSSEEISEATGVHRPYLVRILAALTAKGVVKSKKGIGGGYALARKPQLISLCEVVRAIDGPVAPLSCISLNWHEPCVEEARCHARNTIYTRMRDAMLGVLQEFSVQDLVLDAQQGVSYGNCLGHLLKPNA, encoded by the coding sequence ATGCGGCTTTCCGCCACCGACGTGTACGCCTTCCAGGCCCTGGGCTTCCTGGGGTCGCAGGCCCTGGACCGCTGGGTGTCCAGCGAGGAGATCAGCGAGGCGACCGGCGTGCACCGCCCGTACCTCGTGCGCATCCTGGCCGCCCTGACCGCCAAGGGCGTCGTGAAGAGCAAGAAGGGCATCGGCGGCGGGTACGCCCTGGCCCGCAAACCCCAGCTCATCAGTCTGTGCGAGGTGGTCCGCGCCATCGACGGACCGGTCGCGCCGCTGTCGTGCATCAGCCTGAACTGGCACGAACCCTGCGTGGAAGAGGCGCGCTGCCACGCCCGCAACACCATCTACACCCGCATGCGCGACGCGATGCTGGGCGTCCTGCAGGAATTCAGCGTGCAGGACCTCGTGCTCGACGCGCAGCAGGGCGTCAGTTACGGCAACTGCCTGGGGCACCTGCTGAAACCGAACGCCTGA
- a CDS encoding N-acetylmuramoyl-L-alanine amidase family protein: MNSPAKDRMIRTVRTILLGSMLLGGAQAAPRVGQHDGFTRLVFNLPTVTTASSKVTGQSVTVTLGAALSAEQGPLSAPGVTAYAVAGRTVTVTLAKGHGSAKVSVLPAASGQSARLVIDVPSSVAAAAVPVRPPAAATPSPVVRPASTSVVRPRIVLDPGHGGVDPGAVSRWVKEEDVTLDVALRTRAELLTHGVDVVLTRSRDEHLSADKKRDLAARSGMANNGVVSAFVSIHVNSASPSAQGIETYYFGQPLAGGNRSLAVLENGGGSVGLELTRQASGTAQKELGDILAQAKIAFSRQLAQKVQARLIAATGAVNRGVQTDAFYVIKNPTTPAILVELGFGSSPVEGPKLASAAYREVLAQALARAILDFLNTK; encoded by the coding sequence GTGAACAGCCCCGCGAAGGACCGCATGATCAGGACCGTGAGAACCATCCTGCTGGGCAGCATGCTGCTCGGTGGCGCCCAAGCCGCCCCCCGGGTGGGTCAGCACGACGGCTTCACGCGACTGGTGTTCAACCTGCCGACCGTGACGACCGCCAGCAGCAAGGTCACCGGCCAGAGCGTGACGGTCACGCTGGGCGCGGCCCTGAGTGCCGAGCAGGGCCCCCTGAGCGCCCCTGGCGTCACGGCGTACGCGGTGGCGGGCCGCACGGTGACCGTCACCCTGGCCAAGGGGCACGGGAGTGCGAAGGTCAGCGTCCTGCCCGCCGCGTCCGGTCAGTCGGCCCGGTTGGTCATTGATGTGCCCAGCAGTGTCGCTGCGGCCGCGGTCCCGGTCCGGCCTCCGGCTGCGGCGACCCCATCCCCTGTGGTGCGTCCGGCGTCCACGTCCGTCGTGCGGCCCCGCATCGTGCTGGACCCCGGGCATGGCGGCGTCGACCCGGGCGCGGTCAGCCGCTGGGTGAAGGAGGAGGACGTCACGCTGGATGTGGCGCTGCGCACCCGCGCGGAACTCCTGACGCACGGCGTGGACGTCGTCCTGACCCGCAGCCGCGACGAGCACCTCAGCGCGGACAAGAAACGGGACCTCGCGGCGCGTTCCGGCATGGCGAACAACGGCGTCGTGAGTGCCTTCGTGAGCATCCACGTGAACTCCGCCAGTCCGTCCGCGCAGGGCATCGAGACGTACTACTTCGGGCAGCCGCTCGCGGGCGGAAACCGTAGCCTCGCCGTGCTGGAAAACGGGGGCGGCAGCGTCGGCCTGGAACTGACGCGGCAGGCGTCCGGCACCGCGCAGAAGGAACTGGGCGACATCCTCGCGCAGGCGAAGATCGCGTTCAGCCGCCAGCTGGCGCAGAAGGTCCAGGCCCGACTGATCGCCGCGACGGGCGCCGTGAACCGCGGCGTGCAGACCGACGCGTTCTACGTCATCAAGAACCCCACCACGCCCGCCATCCTGGTCGAACTGGGCTTCGGGTCCAGTCCCGTCGAGGGCCCGAAGCTCGCCAGCGCCGCGTACCGCGAGGTGCTGGCGCAGGCGCTGGCCCGCGCGATCCTGGACTTCCTGAATACCAAATGA
- a CDS encoding PhoX family protein, which produces MTQDTGTASFWHRLLDTRLTRRSALGSAAATAAAITLPLTISEADAVNNGGPSTVDPKTVKPQTVAPFRAIPTGNADALTLPAGFRYQVLAPWGETFTDAGREIGFNHDYIGFFPIDMLEGGQSSTDALLTINHEYVNALFVGGDTKNRTPGQIRAEMEAMGVSVVHVRREGGKWAIVPDPRNRRIDALTDIELTGPARGSAAVKGATMVKGTVGNCSGGQTPWGTLLTCEENVDGYTKAWAGSGYEAMHQGWVTEIDPFDPRSTPKKRTAMGRFRHENVAVTVAADGRVVGYMGDDMQDSCVYKFVSRGKYDPKDRASNLKLLEDGDLYVANFGNGSWVLLDYDRNKKLQEAKGADGKALFASQADVLADARASALAVGGTPVDRPEDIEIHPRTGEVYVALTNNSKHGNYFGQIIKFREAGDDWTAQTFLWEVFAVGGPQSGFASPDNLVFDPYGNLWMVTDNSDLSTNPIKGFHGNNAMFFFPTEGPNAGKAYRFAIGPVDAEMTGPVWSPDGKTLFLAIQHPGEDSESLDKLRSNFAAKAGSNVPRPTLVAIEGFPGWRA; this is translated from the coding sequence ATGACACAGGACACGGGCACCGCCAGCTTCTGGCACCGACTGCTGGACACCAGACTCACCCGCCGCAGCGCACTGGGCAGCGCCGCCGCCACCGCCGCCGCGATCACCCTGCCCCTGACCATCAGCGAGGCCGACGCCGTGAACAACGGCGGCCCCAGCACCGTGGACCCAAAGACCGTGAAACCCCAGACGGTCGCCCCGTTCCGCGCGATTCCCACCGGGAACGCCGACGCCCTGACCCTGCCCGCCGGATTCCGCTACCAGGTGCTGGCCCCCTGGGGTGAAACCTTCACCGACGCCGGGCGCGAGATCGGCTTCAACCACGATTACATCGGTTTCTTCCCCATCGACATGCTCGAGGGTGGCCAGAGCAGCACGGACGCGCTGCTGACCATCAACCACGAGTACGTGAACGCCCTGTTCGTCGGCGGCGATACGAAGAACCGCACGCCCGGCCAGATCAGGGCCGAGATGGAAGCCATGGGCGTCAGCGTGGTGCACGTGCGCAGGGAAGGCGGCAAGTGGGCCATCGTGCCTGACCCCCGGAACCGCCGCATCGACGCGCTGACGGACATCGAACTGACCGGCCCGGCGCGCGGATCGGCCGCCGTGAAGGGCGCCACGATGGTCAAGGGCACCGTCGGCAACTGCTCGGGCGGACAGACCCCCTGGGGCACCCTCCTGACCTGCGAGGAGAACGTGGACGGCTACACCAAGGCCTGGGCCGGCAGCGGGTACGAGGCCATGCACCAGGGCTGGGTGACCGAGATCGACCCCTTCGACCCCAGGTCCACCCCGAAGAAGCGCACCGCGATGGGCCGCTTCCGGCACGAGAACGTCGCCGTGACCGTCGCCGCCGACGGCCGCGTCGTGGGCTACATGGGCGACGACATGCAGGACTCCTGCGTGTACAAGTTCGTGTCGCGCGGCAAGTACGACCCGAAAGACCGCGCCTCGAACCTGAAGCTGCTGGAAGACGGCGACCTGTATGTGGCGAACTTCGGCAACGGCAGCTGGGTGCTGCTGGACTACGACCGCAACAAGAAACTGCAGGAAGCCAAGGGCGCCGACGGCAAGGCCCTGTTCGCCAGTCAGGCGGACGTGCTCGCCGACGCCCGCGCCAGCGCTCTGGCGGTGGGCGGCACCCCGGTCGACCGCCCGGAGGACATCGAGATCCACCCCCGCACCGGCGAGGTGTACGTCGCCCTGACGAACAACAGCAAGCACGGCAACTACTTCGGGCAGATCATCAAGTTCCGCGAAGCGGGGGACGACTGGACCGCGCAGACGTTCCTGTGGGAGGTGTTCGCCGTGGGCGGCCCGCAGAGCGGCTTCGCCAGCCCCGACAACCTCGTGTTCGACCCGTACGGGAACCTGTGGATGGTCACGGACAACAGCGACCTGAGCACCAACCCCATCAAGGGTTTCCACGGGAACAACGCCATGTTCTTCTTCCCCACCGAGGGACCCAACGCCGGGAAGGCGTACCGCTTCGCGATCGGCCCGGTGGACGCCGAGATGACCGGCCCCGTCTGGTCGCCCGACGGCAAGACGCTGTTCCTGGCGATCCAGCACCCCGGCGAGGACAGCGAGAGCCTCGACAAGCTCCGCTCGAACTTCGCCGCGAAGGCCGGCAGCAACGTCCCGCGCCCCACGCTGGTCGCCATCGAGGGCTTCCCCGGATGGCGCGCGTGA